In one Corynebacterium bovis DSM 20582 = CIP 54.80 genomic region, the following are encoded:
- a CDS encoding DUF6912 family protein, whose product MRVYVPATFDMLGVLAGEGTMPVRSGVGFALTPALREFYTSGDEEEIGYQAFLDAARASLRLLAIEDEERFPARRVVLSVDVDDDKLTLAPEDGEAVVRLDPATVTTAQLAAVHVDDADAEPATRAAVEVIDRADLGDGDAEIMLGDCEDNLMSWYDAKELAFLVDLL is encoded by the coding sequence GTGCGCGTGTATGTTCCGGCGACGTTCGACATGCTCGGGGTGCTCGCCGGGGAGGGGACGATGCCGGTGCGCTCCGGCGTCGGGTTCGCGCTCACCCCCGCCCTGCGGGAGTTCTACACCTCGGGCGATGAGGAGGAGATCGGGTACCAGGCCTTTCTCGACGCCGCCCGGGCGTCGCTGCGCCTGCTCGCCATCGAGGACGAGGAACGCTTCCCGGCCCGGCGGGTGGTCCTGTCCGTCGACGTCGACGACGACAAGCTCACCCTCGCCCCCGAGGACGGGGAGGCCGTCGTGCGGCTCGACCCGGCGACCGTGACGACCGCGCAGCTCGCGGCGGTGCACGTCGACGACGCCGACGCGGAGCCGGCGACGCGCGCGGCCGTGGAGGTCATCGACCGGGCGGACCTCGGCGACGGTGACGCGGAGATCATGCTCGGCGACTGCGAGGACAATCTCATGTCCTGGTACGACGCGAAGGAACTCGCGTTCCTCGTCGACCTGCTCTGA
- a CDS encoding Rv3235 family protein, with product MGVEQQTDTGDLVPLAGAVYLFRPAGGDRGWGDDAVRTPHGGGPGGGAAGRAPVGGVARGTAGGPVGGAAGRAPGGGAAGGAAGGTAGGAAGGTAGGGRPVAAAAVTRPPAATVHRLLTFWLEARDGARSPAVLARGPFAREVVEHLRARRRVGAPVASTPSRVLSVHVSPATTAASHRSRFCASARVEGRVRALAGVLDATDGGWTLAAVQLI from the coding sequence ATGGGGGTTGAGCAGCAGACGGACACCGGGGATCTCGTGCCGCTCGCCGGGGCCGTGTACCTGTTCCGGCCGGCGGGTGGGGACCGTGGGTGGGGGGACGACGCCGTGCGTACGCCGCACGGCGGCGGGCCGGGTGGTGGCGCGGCGGGCCGTGCGCCGGTGGGTGGCGTGGCGCGTGGCACAGCCGGCGGGCCGGTGGGTGGCGCGGCGGGGCGTGCGCCGGGTGGCGGCGCTGCAGGTGGCGCGGCGGGTGGTACAGCCGGTGGCGCGGCGGGTGGCACAGCCGGCGGCGGGCGTCCGGTGGCGGCCGCCGCGGTGACGCGACCGCCGGCGGCGACGGTGCACCGGTTGCTGACGTTCTGGTTGGAGGCCCGCGACGGGGCGCGGTCACCGGCCGTCCTCGCGCGGGGACCGTTCGCCCGTGAGGTCGTGGAGCACCTGCGGGCACGGCGGCGGGTCGGCGCACCGGTGGCGAGCACCCCGTCCCGGGTGCTGTCGGTCCACGTGTCCCCGGCGACGACGGCCGCGTCACACCGCTCGCGGTTCTGCGCGTCGGCGCGGGTGGAGGGCCGGGTGCGGGCGCTCGCCGGGGTGCTCGACGCGACCGACGGCGGCTGGACGCTCGCCGCGGTGCAGCTCATCTGA
- a CDS encoding HAD family hydrolase has translation MRGLIVDYCGVLDGAEEDRRRWRKLLTALRQEGVATAILSNDPGGSGADPIRTWQEAGYVDHVVLSGEIGAEKPGEEAFRVTAERMELPQSDCVLVDDSILNIRGAVENGLVAVYYQQFDRAVVEIVNLFDVEGEF, from the coding sequence ATGCGTGGACTGATTGTGGATTACTGTGGCGTCCTCGACGGGGCGGAGGAGGATCGTCGCCGGTGGCGGAAGCTCCTCACGGCGCTCCGCCAGGAGGGGGTGGCGACGGCGATCCTGTCCAACGACCCCGGCGGCTCCGGCGCCGACCCCATCCGGACGTGGCAGGAGGCCGGGTACGTCGACCACGTCGTCCTCTCCGGTGAGATCGGGGCGGAGAAGCCCGGCGAGGAGGCCTTCCGGGTCACCGCCGAGCGGATGGAGCTGCCGCAGAGTGACTGCGTGCTGGTGGACGACTCGATCCTCAACATCCGCGGCGCCGTCGAGAACGGCCTCGTCGCCGTGTACTACCAGCAGTTCGACCGGGCGGTCGTGGAGATCGTCAACCTGTTCGACGTCGAGGGGGAGTTCTAG